The DNA window AAATCAAAGGATTTGCTTTTAAGGCGCTCCACTATGATTGTGCTGCCACGGATCTCGAACTCCTCGCACGGGTGGCAGTCGGGCGACTAAACGCAAATCACCTCATCTGCTTACGGGCCATAAAATAAATGTCTTACGAGTGCGCCTCAATTGACCGAACAATAAACTCAATTTGCATTGAGCTCCCTGCATTTGTGTGGGTGCGGGTGATTGTGCCGTCTTGCGCTTGATTGAATCAACAGCAAACAAGTGAACAGATTTGGATTCACTTTAACAACATAGTACGGAGCACACAGTCGCACTGGATTAGTGCGCTTAAGTGGGCCTGAGGAGCCTATTTTAGCTATTTGCCTCCATTTGGCACTTATTCAATTGAGGCATTTTGGGGACATTTCGAAGATGCCAAGATGCGCCACCAGGAGCGAGTAATTATGTCCGGCAATCTTgcccagaaaaacaaaagtgtcaCGCTAACGACAAAGACCTTCAAGGGCCGCTAAGTAGGTCGTCCTATATGGTGGGTCTATGTATATGCTATACCCCAAACAGAAAGTATGTTTCATACATCTTTTCATCTCTTGCTTTACGAATGAAATCTTTTACCATTCTTGGTCCtttggaatttaatatttatataatctGCTTTAATGTTAGTTTAGTATGTCTTTTTTTACGCCCATTTTTCATACTTAGAAATCTTTTAAAAATCCTTTAAAAAAATTCTACAAATCTGGTTGGTTTGTGCTTCCCTTTCTTTGATTTTCAATTATATTTCTCGCTTTTCTTTGtctgttgttgtggttgctcTTTCTtgcttttccccattttcacGCTTCTTCTTGCTTctgctcttgttgttgttgataaATTCGGATTTTTTGGGAGCGGCTCATTTGGTTTTCTCTTaaacttttccttttttttctcgCGTGGAAAAACATTTTTGGCAGACTTACTGGGGGAAAATGTACGAAAATTTCATGCTTACTAGCAACAAATGTGGGAATACAAAAAAAGTGACCATTATGTGTAGGATTGATTTTTCTTCAAatggtttttcttttcaggtTTTACTGAAGCTGCGGCAACTGATGACGCGTAGTCAACATTTCAAGATAAAgtggttatatttttttatgcaaGCTAAATCTGTCTTTGTTTTGGCAATTCTTGGAATTGGTTTCTTTGgtcataatttgaattttctttAGCTTTCCTTGGGCACCGCACATGGAAAATGCTTGCAAAATGGCACACTGACCACATATAAACACtcgcacgcacgcacacacacagcacacaGGCgcacatatacacatacacacacagacacagacacagacacacacggGGATTACAAGTTGGCAGAGCAGTGGCAGCGAAGTCGACAGCGGCATCGACTGCCAACACAATTTCCATTTGCCTATTCCGCTTCTtcactttgttgttgttgttatttggCCAGAGGATGTggtgtgttgttgctgccaggATTCCTTCGTTCAGGACTATTTACCGAGCCAAGTTTCCTTTGAGCCGCCGTCGCTCTCGAGTCGCAAATTCACACTGAGCCGGAGTTTTGGATTCGGTTTTGGATGCTGGTGGCTCCGCACTCGGATGCTGCTGGTTGTGCTGCTTTGGTCTTCTGCCGCCGCGGCCAAGGACTCAGGCGCAGGCTGTCGGCGCAGAAACCATCGCCCCAATTCTCTTCGCCTTGGTCCTTTTAAGAGAGCCGGAAGAGCGCGTATTATGTGAAGAGCGGAAGCGCGTGGTGGATTAAGCACTTGAAAACCGTGGCGCCCGCACTTCAGCAAATGCGTTGCAAATGCACATTACGTCCACTTGTAATTAGCGGGCTTAATGCACATCAAGCATCCGCTTTTCGGCGGATATAGAGAGGGAAGTCCCTGCGACAAACCTATCGAGATTGCAAGTCGAGTCGAGTGTCACAGCGATCAGTAAATGCCTGACACCGATCACAGCGCTTCAATGACGTTCAGAGTCTGAACTTGAGACCTTGAGcgatatatgaaatatatcgGAATAACTTACTGGAGATTAAGCTCGTTTTacttgaatttttttttaaaaattgcatataattatttacattttctattaactttataaatatttaagttaataTACACAGTGTAATAGAGCTTTGAAAGCAGAGAAATTTGTTCCATATACAATATACATTGTTTGATAtgttagaatatttttttttttaatatattattaataaaagtCTAAACATAGTCCCTAGGCATAAATTTGCACAATTAAACAGTTGCTGAAGGttattttaacaaatttacaAAGAATGTTTTAAAAACTATCGCATTCGCTTCATCCGATGTCCATCTCTAAGTGTGACCTTTTATGTAGCGATTGTACGGGCTATCGATAACTCCGACGCGACAGCGACGCGGCAGAGAAAACTCGTTGATGCCTTTCGTTTGACTAATTTTATATAACTTTCGGAGTGACAACACGGCCGacacataaacaaaaaatatatcctagcttttaaatatttaggcACACACTTCCCACTGCAGTTCCAAATTCTTCGTGTTTTCGATCAAGGTGTTCCAGACGGTAaacaaacaacagcaacaacagctggcccaacaacaacaacaacaaggcgAACAACCTGTAAGACCTTGAGGGGATTTTTTTCGGATTTATATTGCGCGGCAGTGGCAATCTAATCTAAATTATTCCATCAGGTGCGCTTCTGGTTAACATTTCTGGTCAGATATATTCAATTAGCAAAGAGGTAGCATCATGTCGATCAGGAGAGCTATGTCCACAACGGCCTCAAAGGAGTGGCGGGATTACTTTATGAGGTCTGTTTATTGGTTATCAGTTGACCATATATGACTTATTGTAAATATTGCTTTTTATATCCACAGTACCCACTTCTGGGGCCCGGTGGCCAACTGGGGCATTCCGGTGGCTGCTCTCGCCGACACACAAAAGAGTCCCAAATTCATCTCCGGCAAAATGACATTGGGTAAGGATATCCCCATGGGTTTGGGCCTGCATCTGGCATCCAGACACGCGCGACTGGCATCGACAGTTTTCGCTTAAGATGTCGTAATCAGAGCCGCTTTGATATGTTCTAAACAAATCACTCTATATTGCCTGATAAGCCAGATACGGAAACTGTCGAAACGTCTGCCGATTAGATTGCACAGAGCACAGAGAACTAAGCACAATTTGTCCATTTTAGTCCGTAATCCGATTCCATCGGAATAAGATGCCACCGAGGCAATATGCACATAATGTCATGGAAATTATGACAAATTGATCTTCTATTTTGTCCTGTGCCTAAGTTAAAAAAGTCACCCAGAAATGCTTATCCTCGATCTTTTCCAGCTCTCACCCTGTACTCGTGCATCTTCATGAGATTTGCCTACAAGGTCCAGCCCAGGAATTGGCTGCTCTTCGCCTGCCACGCTACCAATGCCACCGCCCAATCGATCCAGGGACTTCGCTTCCTCCACTACAATTACGGGTCAAAGGAGCAGCAGGCGTAAATGTAGTCCTTGCCCCGTAATCCACTTCCCCGAGAGCGACGCGCGAAGCCACTTCAAATGTTTACCCAACATCAGCAGCTATCGCAATTTACTGCCACCACACGCAACAAAGATCTAGCAAATTGCACTGCCGCAATCCTATTCAAATCAAATCCAAGTGGTGGAGTAATTGCCGTGAATCACACCCGCACATCGGCTGAATCTCGAATCGCGAAGTTGTCGTGCCCCAGTCGCCGTTTTCCAATTACAATTGAGTCTATCTATACCCCCCCAACTTGTTACTTTGCCCATTTAGTGAACTCCGTTAGGCAGTTGATCAAAATTTTAAGTCGGTGCAATCCTTAGTTTACGATTATATGAATATGGTTTAAAATCCAATAAAAGATTTCAAAATCTAAATTTGTCTAGTGTCTGTGAATACAAAATGGTTGTAATAAAATTGTAAcatttaattctgtttaaAACTCCCGCAATTTGGGTTTTAAATCCCATGCAAATATACAAAGTTAGTTGATTTTGTCACGTTTATTGAAACATGCTTTTTATTCAAACAATTACGGTTATATAAATTGATATCTGTAAAATATACATTTCAATTGTTCTTAacaatagcatatttttttgttgacattttttaaacttttttttgttCATCAATGGGGTTAAAACATACGAACTCGTAATCATTTCTTTTTGTGCTTTTtgttgattgttttttttttttttgattacGCTTAGAACGAAAAACATACGTGggtaaaaaaaatttttagttttctCAAACATAATAAAAGTAGTAAAATTAAAGTTAAACACGCCTCGCGCACAATGGGCGCCATCACTATGCCTAATAAGTGGCTTAAATGATTTATGTTTTACATCATTTCGTGCGAAACTGATGTCCTGATGGAAATTTGATTTCTGCTTCTCGACTTCTTCAACGACAACTTAACTAACTAAACACAATTGGATGACGACGATAGGTACTATGACTAAGGTTTATGCTCCGCAATTTCTATTCTATGGCTACGAGAATCTCAGTCCTGCTCCTGCTTGACGTAAGTGCTGTTCATCCGCTGGCGCTCCATCAGGTACTTCTTGAACTTCCGTTCCTGGAAGGCCACTTTGTCGGCCTGGGCACGCAGTCGCAGATTCTCGGCCAACAGCTCGTCCTCGGCgcgcttctcctcctcctcgcgcACCTTCGTCTTCCGGCGCGATACGCGGCTAGCCTCGTTGTTCTTGAGTCTGTCCTGGTAGGCCTTCCTCTCCTCCTCGCTTTTCATGTTGGACATGAGCACGGGATCGGGACCGTCGGAATGATCCTTGGCAGGGCGACCGCGCTTCCGCTTGGCGCTGATTCCGCCGGCTGGCGAAGGGCTGAACGCGGAGGTACTGGCTGTTGAATAGGCGGGCGAGGCTGGAGCAGTGAGGAAGCCACCATATCCGGTCTGGCAGGTGGACGCCGCATAGCTGGAGCTGACTGAGTAGCTGCTGTGTGGTGTGTTCGGAGCCGAGAAGTCGGTGGTAGTCTCCTCTTCGGCACTGCGTAGATCCTCTACGATGCCTGCAtgtgtgctgctgctgatggagGTGTTGATGGTGCTGGTACTGGTAGTTGTGGTGGGAGCCTCGAACTGCAAATAGGAGAGAATAAGTAAATTAGACTGTGCTGGATATTTCGACATTTACAGACACTTACCCGATCATCATTCAGGAGCTGGTTGATAATCTCCGGTGTGGTCGGACTGAATGCTGGAGCTGGCTCGGTTTTGATCTGGAGCATCAGTCGGCTGAGCTTGGTGGGCTGCGACTGGACCACGGGGGCTGGAGCAGAACGCTTGAGGTTGGTAATGATGGGGTGGTGGATGGGGGCTGGGATGGCCGCGGCGACGTCGCTGCAACTGGTGGCAAAACTGCCGCTGACGTCCTCCACAAGGCCGAAGCCGAGCTCCTGGCTGCTGGTATAGCTGATGTCGAAGCTGGTCATGTCGGCGATCAGGGGCTCCTCCGTGATGAATTTGGTGGtgctggatgtggatgtggcctGAGAGTAGGTGCCCAGATACGGATCCTCTGAGCTGGTGAGCATGGCCGTCGGCTGTGAGTTGTGGAATATGTTGATGAAGTCCAGTTCCTGCTCCTGGTTGATGTCGATGCCTACGCCGGACATCGATGACATGTCGAAAGTCTCCTCCTCGTTAAGCAGGTCATTCAATTGTAGAAAGTCGTCGTCTAGGTTGTCGTTGTCCATCCCATCCATTGCCGGACTGAAGGGATCCGTCTTTTTGCCCTCAAGCTCAATCAGATCCTCCTCGGCAAACATGTTTATATCAAAGTCAAGAATATCCGTCTCAGTAAAAATCTCCTTTCCGTTTTCGCTGCTGCACGTCGATGACGTTGCTTCTATGTCTTGCAGGTATTCtgtgataaaaaaaaacatttattagTACAAGTCAATTAATATTGAGGCAGATCGTGCTAAATGAGTGTGCATAAATTGAATTTAGTTATAGCAAAGAGcgtctagtgt is part of the Drosophila sechellia strain sech25 chromosome 3R, ASM438219v1, whole genome shotgun sequence genome and encodes:
- the LOC6613704 gene encoding mitochondrial pyruvate carrier 1 is translated as MSIRRAMSTTASKEWRDYFMSTHFWGPVANWGIPVAALADTQKSPKFISGKMTLALTLYSCIFMRFAYKVQPRNWLLFACHATNATAQSIQGLRFLHYNYGSKEQQA
- the LOC6613705 gene encoding uncharacterized protein LOC6613705, which produces MIQEPARVQAAPTFEATIREDNATYQETAAGGTYSWPNCSCSQRRTRPTEPTKDSPTSTVTTIPIVIDSKPNPRILLIRVPTSNRSSNSNSNNSTRCGTEHRAPRTRIIRIPFLPGSVPTRPPSNQAVPATSSLVNPIGSARRCRISTYPTTGTPTSRSQPETVAGLPTTAMVNQTVPVLSSAPQTQTLAAMAGIQLAGADEPPFSRDVSGAMPTATVEEIDVPVFIDEYLQDIEATSSTCSSENGKEIFTETDILDFDINMFAEEDLIELEGKKTDPFSPAMDGMDNDNLDDDFLQLNDLLNEEETFDMSSMSGVGIDINQEQELDFINIFHNSQPTAMLTSSEDPYLGTYSQATSTSSTTKFITEEPLIADMTSFDISYTSSQELGFGLVEDVSGSFATSCSDVAAAIPAPIHHPIITNLKRSAPAPVVQSQPTKLSRLMLQIKTEPAPAFSPTTPEIINQLLNDDRFEAPTTTTSTSTINTSISSSTHAGIVEDLRSAEEETTTDFSAPNTPHSSYSVSSSYAASTCQTGYGGFLTAPASPAYSTASTSAFSPSPAGGISAKRKRGRPAKDHSDGPDPVLMSNMKSEEERKAYQDRLKNNEASRVSRRKTKVREEEEKRAEDELLAENLRLRAQADKVAFQERKFKKYLMERQRMNSTYVKQEQD